One Cucumis sativus cultivar 9930 chromosome 1, Cucumber_9930_V3, whole genome shotgun sequence DNA segment encodes these proteins:
- the LOC101218876 gene encoding protein SDA1 homolog has product MNSAPEKLTLPLLQSKMKCDPEGYECELVLLYNQFKSSMELFKQQASLHFTSVGGIGSDPSVAKDLSDRAMFLAHVTHLYQKHLIEFPKQLADLLNSSSKSLPSGLRCHIAQALILLINRKMVDIQENLALFVELQTLGDRTLRKLTFSHVIHSIKRMNQKHKNEAKNRALQKILFVLLQQEDEAKAKRSLITLCELHRRKVWFDERTANAICTACFHSSPRIMIAALSFLLDYEKIEDGEDDSDEESGEDDVASQTPQVILSKELVYKAHNKGTSASKKKKKAKLERVRRSIKRQQRMSSERSSSSYSPLNHLIDAQGFAEKLFSRLRACNERFEVKMMMLKVIARAVGLHRLILLSFYPFLQKYVQPHQRDITDLLAAAVQACHDMVPPDAVEPLFKQIVNQFVHDRSRTEAIAVGLNVVREICMRMPLLMTEDLLQDLALYKKSHEKAISIAARSLIGLFREYCPSLLAKKDRGRPTDPKAKPKAYGEVAVASNIPGIELLREADGDNSDDDNGDENSEAIASGSDDDLNEVVDSIASGSDDDDLDQVVDSSDADDNQMSSDEEELADGDSAPEVDSDPGTDDENVNNSSGMETEEDEELEDSSEEQDTEYKREAMSDEIVETGSLEATTSSQDSKPKKRKHCDFDQQLVTADSSLRALKRLASTAVEKSSDPTDGILSNEDFQRIKDLKAKKDAKSALAQHGLLRNGSDAKRTASKVPNTDELSKKRVDPAKLEVHIRRRVTKEEKLALVKAGREERGKYQARAAVKQKKTGGLSNRQKEHKKAMPLAAKRSKVAKSRLDKKKKNQRSGKQFRGKKAWKQ; this is encoded by the exons ATGAATTCAGCTCCTGAGAAGCTAACTTTGCCCTTGCTGCAGTCGAAGATGAAGTGTGACCCTGAGGGGTACGAGTGTGAGTTGGTTCTCCTCTACAACCAATTCAAATCATCTATGGAGCTCTTCAAACAGCAAGCCTCTCTTCACTTCACCTCTGTTGGTGGCATTGGCAGCGACCCTTCTGTGGCTAAGGATCTTAGTGACAGGGCAATGTTTTTGGCTCATGTTACTCATCTTTACCAGAAACATCTTATTGAATTTCCCAAACAGTTGGCAGATTTGCTTAACTCGTCTTCAAAGTCACTCCCTTCGGGTTTACGTTGCCACATAGCTCAGGCGCTTATACTTCTTATTAATCGAAAG ATGGTTGATATTCAGGAAAATCTTGCGTTGTTTGTAGAGTTACAGACCTTAGGTGACCGGACATTGAGAAAGTTGACATTTTCTCATGTTATTCACAGCATTAAAAGAATGAATCAAAAGCATAAAAATGAAGCAAAGAATCGAGCTCTccagaaaattttgtttgtattacTGCAG CAAGAGGATGAAGCGAAGGCCAAGAGATCGCTGATAACTTTGTGTGAACTTCATCGAAGAAAGGTgtggtttgatgaaagaaCAGCAAATGCTATCTGTACTGCTTGCTTTCATTCATCACCAAG GATTATGATTGCTGCCCTATCCTTTCTTCTTGATTATGAGAAGATTGAAGATGGTGAGGATGATAGTGATGAGGAAAGTGGTGAAGATGATGTGGCTTCTCAAACTCCTCAAGTCATTCTCAGTAAGGAATTGGTTTATAAG GCACACAATAAAGGTACATCAGCtagcaagaagaaaaaaaaggctaaGCTGGAACGAGTCAGGCGTAGTATTAAGAGGCAGCAACGCATGTCATCAGAGAGAAGCAGTTCAAGTTATTCTCCACTTAACCATTTGATAGATGCACAG GGGTTTGCAGAAAAGTTGTTCTCTCGACTTCGTGCTTGCAATGAGCGATTTGAG GTTAAGATGATGATGTTGAAAGTTATTGCTAGAGCAGTTGGGCTTCACCGCCTGATTTTGTTAAGCTTCTACCCTTTTCTTCAGAAGTATGTTCAG CCCCATCAACGTGATATCACAGATTTGCTTGCAGCAGCAGTTCAGGCCTGTCATGATATG GTTCCTCCTGATGCAGTTGAACCTTTGTTCAAGCAGATTGTAAATCAATTTGTACATGATCGTTCACGAACAGAG GCTATTGCGGTTGGACTCAATGTAGTAAGGGAGATATGTATGCGAATGCCTTTG TTAATGACCGAAGATTTGTTACAAGATCTTGCATTGTACAAGAAATCACATGAGAAGGCAATTTCAATAGCTGCACGATCCCTTATTGGATTATTTAGAGAG TATTGTCCATCTTTGCTGGCTAAGAAGGATCGAGGGCGCCCTACTGATCCAAAGGCAAAACCTAAAGCGTATGGGGAGGTTGCTGTAGCATCCAATATTCCTGGTATCGAGTTATTACGCGAAGCTGATGGTGACAATAGTGATGACGACAACGGTGATGAAAACAGTGAGGCTATAGCAAGTGGATCTGATGATGACCTCAATGAAGTGGTTGATTCCATTGCAAGTGGATCTGATGACGATGACCTCGATCAAGTGGTTGATTCCAGTGATGCTGATGATAATCAAATGTCCAGTGACGAGGAGGAATTGGCAGATGGGGATTCAGCACCTGAAGTTGATTCTGATCCAGGTACAGATGATGAAAATGTCAATAATTCTAGTGGGATGGAAACGGAGGAAGATGAGGAGCTTGAGGATAGTAGTGAGGAACAAGACACGGAGTATAAAAGAGAGGCTATGTCAGATGAGATTGTGGAGACTGGTTCCCTGGAGGCTACAACTAGTTCTCAAGATTCTAAGCcgaagaaaaggaaacattGTGATTTTGACCAACAACTTGTTACTGCTGATTCAAGTCTTCGAGCATTGAAGAGACTAGCAAGCACAGCTGTGGAAAAATCATCAGACCCAACCGATGGCATTCTTTCCAATGAAGATTTTCAAAGGATCAAGGATTTAAAG GCAAAGAAAGATGCGAAAAGTGCTTTGGCTCAACATGGTTTGTTGAGAAATGGTTCAGATGCCAAGCGGACAGCTTCTAAGGTTCCAAATACCGATGAATTGAGTAAAAAACGAGTGGATCCTGCCAAACTCGAG GTTCATATCCGGAGAAGGGTAACCAAGGAAGAAAAATTAGCATTAGTTAAGGCCGGGAGAGAGGAAAGAGGAAAGTACCAAGCACGTGCTGCCGTCAAACAAAAGAAG ACTGGAGGCTTAAGCAATCGGCAGAAAGAACACAAGAAGGCGATGCCGTTAGCTGCGAAACGATCTAAAGTTGCAAAATCTCGACttgacaagaagaagaagaatcaacGTTCAGGCAAACAGTTTAGAGGGAAGAAAGCCTGGAAGCAGTGA